The following proteins are encoded in a genomic region of Planctomycetaceae bacterium:
- a CDS encoding arylsulfatase yields MTHFRCLVLVSSAIFGLATGVAADDQRPNVVIILVDDMGYGDPGCYNAESKIPTLNIDSLAAAGMRFTDAHASGPLCHMSRYGLVTGRYPFRTDVSRWARQPLIDDGATTIASLLKSQGYRTAMVGKWHLGFDESQGYERPLPGGPVDVGFDSYFGIRASTDIPPYFYIRDRRAVQPPTNEIAANNSDGWSPIQGAFWRAGGIAPDLELKDVLPRFTDEAIDVIRDHADRQVDAREAQPLMLYLAYPAPHTPWLPSDAFVGTSQADMYGDFAVMVDTMIGRVLRALDSAGMAGNTLVVFASDNGPTWYQKDVERFGHDSSGGLRGMKADAWEAGHRVPFVVRWPGKIQAGSVSDQLVSFVDLLATLAAITDFELPDGAGPDSHDFSAVLLGTQPADQPVRTSLALQSGSGFMTIREGHWKLIEGLGSGGFSQPSRITPGTNDPPSQLYNLKDDPAETTNLYSQNPEVVGNLRRVLTEILAAERTRDPQQAGPAPVRKSVP; encoded by the coding sequence ATGACACATTTCCGATGCCTGGTTTTGGTTTCAAGTGCCATCTTCGGTCTTGCCACCGGTGTCGCGGCGGACGACCAGCGGCCGAACGTCGTCATCATTCTGGTCGACGATATGGGGTACGGTGATCCCGGCTGCTACAACGCGGAATCGAAGATTCCGACGCTGAATATTGATTCGCTGGCCGCCGCCGGGATGAGGTTTACCGACGCTCACGCTTCAGGACCGCTTTGCCACATGTCGCGTTACGGCCTGGTGACGGGACGCTATCCGTTCCGAACAGACGTTTCCCGATGGGCTCGGCAGCCGCTGATTGACGACGGTGCGACAACGATTGCGTCGCTGCTGAAGTCACAGGGTTACCGCACGGCAATGGTTGGCAAATGGCATCTGGGGTTCGACGAATCGCAGGGCTACGAACGCCCGCTGCCGGGAGGCCCGGTCGACGTTGGCTTCGATTCGTACTTCGGCATCCGGGCATCCACGGACATTCCACCCTACTTCTACATTCGGGACCGGCGGGCCGTGCAGCCGCCCACGAACGAAATCGCCGCGAATAACAGCGACGGATGGTCGCCGATTCAGGGAGCGTTCTGGCGAGCCGGCGGAATCGCGCCGGATCTGGAATTGAAGGACGTGCTGCCTCGCTTCACCGACGAAGCGATCGACGTCATTCGAGACCACGCGGATCGTCAGGTCGATGCCAGGGAGGCTCAGCCGCTGATGCTGTATCTGGCGTATCCCGCGCCGCATACGCCGTGGCTGCCGTCGGATGCGTTTGTCGGCACCAGCCAGGCAGATATGTACGGCGACTTCGCGGTCATGGTTGACACAATGATCGGCCGCGTCCTGAGAGCACTCGACAGCGCCGGCATGGCAGGAAACACGCTGGTTGTCTTCGCTTCCGACAACGGACCCACATGGTATCAGAAAGACGTGGAACGATTCGGGCACGATTCGTCCGGCGGACTGCGCGGTATGAAGGCTGATGCCTGGGAAGCCGGCCACCGGGTTCCGTTTGTCGTTCGCTGGCCGGGAAAGATTCAGGCAGGTTCCGTCAGCGACCAGTTGGTCAGTTTCGTCGATCTGCTGGCAACGCTGGCAGCCATCACAGACTTTGAACTGCCAGACGGTGCCGGGCCTGACAGCCATGACTTTTCCGCAGTTTTGCTGGGAACGCAGCCTGCCGACCAGCCGGTCAGGACATCGCTGGCGTTACAGTCGGGCAGCGGGTTCATGACGATTCGCGAAGGTCACTGGAAACTGATCGAAGGGCTGGGGTCCGGCGGATTCTCGCAGCCGTCAAGGATTACGCCCGGCACGAATGATCCGCCGTCGCAGCTCTACAATTTGAAGGACGATCCCGCCGAAACGACAAACCTGTACTCTCAGAACCCGGAAGTCGTCGGAAACCTGCGGCGAGTGCTTACCGAAATCCTTGCCGCCGAACGAACGCGGGATCCGCAACAGGCAGGGCCGGCCCCAGTGAGGAAGTCCGTTCCGTGA